One Lacipirellulaceae bacterium DNA window includes the following coding sequences:
- a CDS encoding DUF1570 domain-containing protein: MPTTDLTTFVAQRPKLAAWTVVLFLAWPATAVGLDRVILEKGSTLSGKVLVEAADGGLLFETPNQELHLLEPDQIANRSSDDTKYARLEGDQLAASLLDELPDDFQIHKSKNYVIAYNTTRTYAKWCSSLLERLNKGFLGYWRRHDAEVKQPKQPMVVLVFSDRSSYARYARKELGAAVNSVIGYYSITSNRVIMYDLTGEQANSRRQSNRGSIHDITATLSTPAAAPLVATIIHEATHQIAYNCGLQTRLADNPRWLSEGLALYFETPDLSNSRGWGGLGKVNRPRWNQFRMDYRQGKTITLEKLLTEDKLLADPQTAQSAYAAAWAWNYYLIRNRPKEYVAYLETLAAKPQLIWDEPEGRLTDFQAAFGNDFETLKADFFRQMSRIK; the protein is encoded by the coding sequence TCGTCGCACAACGCCCCAAGCTCGCTGCTTGGACGGTGGTGCTATTCTTAGCCTGGCCTGCGACGGCGGTGGGACTCGACCGCGTCATATTGGAGAAAGGCTCTACCCTCTCGGGGAAAGTTCTCGTCGAAGCGGCCGATGGTGGCCTGCTTTTCGAAACTCCTAATCAAGAGCTTCATCTCCTCGAACCCGATCAGATTGCCAACCGCTCGAGCGACGACACCAAGTACGCGCGTCTCGAGGGCGATCAACTGGCTGCGTCACTGCTAGACGAACTTCCCGACGACTTCCAGATTCATAAGTCCAAGAACTACGTCATCGCGTACAACACGACGCGCACCTACGCCAAATGGTGCAGCTCGCTACTGGAACGGCTCAACAAAGGATTCCTCGGATACTGGCGGAGACACGACGCCGAGGTCAAGCAACCGAAGCAACCGATGGTCGTCCTTGTATTTAGCGATCGATCCTCCTACGCCCGCTATGCACGCAAGGAACTCGGAGCAGCGGTGAATTCAGTGATCGGCTACTACAGCATCACCAGCAACCGGGTCATCATGTACGATCTGACCGGCGAGCAAGCTAACTCTCGTCGTCAGAGTAATCGCGGCTCGATTCACGATATCACCGCCACGCTTTCCACGCCGGCGGCAGCTCCTTTGGTAGCGACAATCATTCACGAAGCTACTCACCAAATCGCCTACAACTGCGGCTTGCAAACTCGTCTAGCCGACAACCCCCGTTGGCTCAGCGAGGGCCTCGCGCTGTACTTTGAAACACCTGACCTCAGCAACTCCCGCGGCTGGGGTGGACTGGGGAAAGTAAATCGTCCACGCTGGAATCAATTCCGCATGGATTACCGCCAAGGAAAAACTATCACGCTGGAAAAGCTGCTGACCGAGGACAAGCTCTTAGCCGATCCCCAAACGGCACAGTCGGCCTACGCCGCCGCTTGGGCTTGGAACTACTACCTCATCCGTAACCGCCCCAAAGAGTATGTCGCTTACCTGGAGACGCTCGCCGCCAAACCGCAACTCATCTGGGACGAGCCCGAGGGGCGACTTACGGACTTCCAAGCCGCCTTCGGCAACGACTTCGAGACCCTCAAGGCCGACTTCTTCCGCCAAATGTCGCGCATCAAATAG